A single region of the Variovorax terrae genome encodes:
- the aroB gene encoding 3-dehydroquinate synthase — protein sequence MPASDLTPSSTAQQVAIDLGDRSYPIVIGPSLLGDAATYAALPRSASALVVTNSTVAPLYARALRATLEARHAAVHTVILPDGEEHKGWQTLNLIFDALLQHGCDRKTVLYALGGGVVGDMTGFAAASYMRGVPFVQVPTTLLAQVDSSVGGKTAINHPLGKNMIGAFYQPLLVVCDLDTLKTLPARELSAGLAEIIKYGPIADMAFLDWIEANLEALLAREPAALAHAVRRSCEIKAAVVGQDEREAGLRAILNFGHTFGHAIESGLGYGEWLHGEAVGCGMVMAAQLSQRLGLVDSAFVQRLTSLIGRAGLPTVAPRLGAERYLALMRVDKKAEAGEIKFVVIEQPGRAAVRGAPDALVREVIDACCA from the coding sequence ATGCCTGCCTCCGACCTCACCCCTTCCTCCACCGCGCAGCAAGTCGCCATCGATCTCGGCGACCGCAGCTACCCGATCGTCATTGGCCCCTCCCTGCTGGGCGACGCCGCCACCTATGCCGCGCTGCCGCGCTCGGCCTCGGCGCTGGTCGTGACCAACAGTACCGTGGCGCCGCTGTACGCCCGCGCGCTGCGGGCCACCCTGGAGGCGCGCCACGCCGCGGTGCATACCGTGATCCTGCCCGATGGCGAAGAGCACAAGGGCTGGCAGACGTTGAACCTGATTTTCGATGCGCTGCTGCAGCACGGCTGCGATCGCAAGACCGTGCTCTATGCCCTGGGCGGCGGCGTGGTGGGTGACATGACCGGCTTTGCCGCCGCGAGCTACATGCGCGGCGTGCCCTTCGTGCAGGTGCCCACCACCTTGCTGGCGCAGGTCGATTCGTCGGTGGGCGGCAAGACGGCCATCAACCACCCGTTGGGCAAGAACATGATCGGGGCGTTCTACCAGCCGCTGCTCGTGGTGTGCGACCTTGACACGCTCAAGACGCTGCCGGCGCGCGAGCTGAGCGCCGGGCTGGCCGAGATCATCAAGTACGGCCCGATCGCCGACATGGCTTTCCTCGACTGGATCGAGGCCAATCTCGAGGCGCTGCTTGCGCGCGAGCCCGCGGCGCTGGCGCACGCGGTGCGCCGCAGCTGCGAGATCAAGGCCGCGGTGGTGGGCCAGGACGAGCGCGAAGCGGGCCTGCGCGCCATCCTGAACTTTGGCCACACGTTCGGCCACGCCATCGAGTCGGGCCTGGGCTATGGCGAGTGGCTGCATGGCGAGGCCGTGGGCTGCGGCATGGTGATGGCCGCGCAGCTGTCGCAGCGGCTCGGGCTGGTGGACAGCGCCTTCGTGCAGCGGCTGACCAGCCTGATCGGCCGCGCCGGCCTGCCCACTGTGGCGCCGCGGCTCGGCGCCGAGCGCTATCTGGCGCTGATGCGCGTGGACAAGAAGGCCGAGGCCGGCGAGATCAAGTTCGTGGTGATCGAGCAGCCCGGCCGCGCCGCCGTGCGTGGCGCGCCCGACGCGCTGGTGCGCGAGGTGATCGACGCCTGCTGTGCCTGA
- a CDS encoding shikimate kinase yields the protein MIALIGLPGSGKSTVGRQFARRLGLPFLDSDHVIEQRLGCSIREFFEREGEAAFRDVEESVIDELSQQHEGVLSTGGGVVLRPANRVHLRERGKVVYLRSSPEEVFRRLRHDQSRPLLQVADPLGRLRDLYAERDPLYRETAHFLLETGRPSVATLVNMIVMQLELAGVLPPKP from the coding sequence GTGATCGCGCTCATCGGCCTCCCCGGCTCCGGCAAATCCACCGTCGGGCGGCAGTTCGCCCGGCGGCTGGGGCTTCCGTTTCTTGACTCCGACCATGTGATCGAGCAGCGCCTGGGCTGCTCGATCCGCGAGTTCTTCGAACGCGAGGGCGAAGCCGCATTTCGCGACGTCGAGGAGTCGGTCATCGACGAGCTGTCGCAGCAGCACGAGGGCGTGCTGTCCACCGGCGGCGGCGTCGTGCTGCGGCCGGCCAACCGCGTGCATCTGCGCGAGCGCGGCAAGGTGGTGTACCTGCGTTCCTCGCCCGAAGAGGTGTTTCGCCGCCTGCGGCATGACCAGAGCCGGCCGCTGCTGCAGGTGGCCGATCCGCTGGGCCGGCTGCGCGACCTCTATGCCGAGCGCGATCCGCTGTACCGCGAGACCGCGCATTTCCTGCTTGAAACCGGCCGTCCCTCGGTGGCCACGCTGGTCAACATGATCGTCATGCAGCTGGAGCTGGCCGGTGTTCTGCCGCCCAAACCCTGA
- the pilQ gene encoding type IV pilus secretin PilQ: MNKQNWTTGHMLRRLTLGFAVAVASLSVHAQNTIESVTSSIQGGAEVVRIDLAQPLAAVPAGFAIQTPARIALDFPGVANGLGRSAVEVNQGNLKTVNVVQAGDRTRVVLNLKQATTYRAQVQGKSLLVMLDATSVAAPTASVAPAFAENRNRDTLPIRDLDFRRGTDSTGRVIVDLANNQVGVDIRQQGQTLVVEFMKSTLPEGLRRRLDVSDFGTPVQTVTTFQNGDRVRMVIEPKGAWEHSAYQSDNQFVVEVRPQKVDPSKLTQGPGYSGEKLSLNFQNIEVRSLLQVIADFTNFNIVTSDSVSGAVTLRLKDVPWDQALDIILRAKGLGMRKTGNVLWIAPKDEIAAKEKLELEAQVAIQGLEPLRTQSFQLNYTRAADVAVQLRGTGAAAGGASSRILTSRGSVIAESRTNQLFVTDIASNLDQIQQLISKLDIAVRQVLIEARIVEASDTFGKSLGVKLGGTDQRAQNGGDGGYRLAGNNRVAFGTSYSNVVASSGAGGSVDTTSNFVNLPAVGQNGYSPATFAVSIFNSAANRFLNLEISALEADGKGKVVSSPRVVTADQTKALIEQGTELPYQVATSSGATSIAFRKANLKLEVTPQITPEGNIILDLDVNKDSVGQSTAAGFAINTKHIKTQVLVENGGTVVIGGIFELNETENETRVPILGDLPAVGNLFKSKSRTANKQEMLVFITPKMIADRAAAR, translated from the coding sequence TGGCGCAGCCGCTGGCGGCTGTGCCGGCGGGCTTTGCCATCCAGACACCGGCCCGGATTGCGCTCGACTTTCCGGGCGTGGCCAATGGCCTGGGGCGCTCTGCCGTCGAGGTCAACCAAGGTAATTTGAAGACGGTCAATGTCGTGCAGGCCGGAGATCGTACGCGTGTCGTGCTGAACCTGAAGCAGGCGACGACCTATCGGGCCCAGGTCCAGGGCAAGTCGCTGTTGGTTATGTTGGATGCTACGTCGGTGGCGGCCCCAACGGCGTCCGTGGCCCCAGCCTTCGCCGAGAACCGCAACCGGGATACCCTGCCGATCAGGGATCTCGATTTCCGTCGGGGGACCGACAGCACCGGCCGGGTCATCGTCGATCTGGCCAATAACCAGGTGGGGGTGGACATCCGCCAGCAAGGGCAGACGCTGGTTGTCGAATTCATGAAATCCACGCTGCCCGAGGGCTTGAGGCGGCGTCTCGATGTGTCGGATTTCGGCACGCCGGTTCAGACGGTGACCACCTTTCAGAATGGCGATCGGGTGCGCATGGTGATCGAGCCCAAGGGGGCGTGGGAGCATAGCGCCTATCAGAGCGACAACCAGTTCGTCGTAGAGGTGCGGCCGCAGAAGGTCGATCCCTCGAAACTGACCCAGGGCCCGGGCTACAGCGGTGAAAAGCTGTCATTGAATTTCCAGAACATCGAGGTCCGCTCGCTGCTGCAGGTGATTGCCGATTTCACCAACTTCAATATCGTGACGTCCGACTCCGTGAGCGGCGCCGTGACGCTGAGGTTGAAGGATGTGCCCTGGGACCAGGCGCTGGACATCATCTTGCGCGCCAAGGGGCTGGGCATGCGCAAGACCGGCAATGTGTTGTGGATTGCCCCCAAGGATGAAATCGCCGCCAAGGAAAAGCTGGAGCTTGAGGCGCAAGTCGCCATTCAAGGGCTGGAGCCCTTGCGGACGCAGAGTTTCCAATTGAATTACACCCGAGCGGCTGATGTTGCCGTGCAGCTTCGAGGGACTGGGGCTGCGGCTGGCGGAGCCAGCAGCCGTATCCTCACTAGCCGTGGCAGCGTGATTGCGGAGTCGAGAACCAACCAGTTGTTCGTGACGGACATTGCATCCAACCTCGACCAGATCCAGCAATTGATTTCCAAGCTGGACATTGCGGTTCGCCAGGTGCTGATCGAAGCACGTATCGTGGAGGCGTCCGATACGTTCGGCAAATCACTGGGGGTCAAACTCGGCGGCACGGACCAGCGCGCTCAAAATGGTGGTGACGGCGGCTATCGGCTGGCGGGAAACAACCGCGTCGCATTCGGTACGAGCTATAGCAATGTGGTGGCCAGCAGTGGCGCCGGTGGCTCGGTGGATACCACGAGCAATTTTGTGAACCTGCCGGCCGTGGGCCAGAATGGCTACAGCCCGGCGACGTTTGCTGTGTCCATCTTCAATTCGGCCGCCAATCGCTTCCTCAATCTGGAAATCTCCGCACTCGAGGCTGATGGCAAAGGCAAAGTGGTTTCGAGCCCTCGTGTGGTAACCGCAGATCAGACCAAGGCCTTGATCGAGCAAGGTACTGAGTTGCCCTACCAGGTCGCCACGTCGAGCGGCGCAACATCGATCGCGTTCCGCAAGGCCAATCTGAAGCTCGAAGTGACTCCCCAGATCACGCCCGAAGGCAACATCATCCTGGATCTGGATGTCAACAAGGACAGCGTCGGGCAGTCGACGGCGGCGGGCTTTGCCATCAACACCAAGCACATCAAGACCCAGGTCCTTGTAGAGAACGGTGGAACTGTCGTGATCGGCGGCATTTTCGAGCTCAACGAGACCGAAAACGAAACACGTGTTCCGATCCTGGGTGATCTGCCCGCGGTTGGAAACTTGTTCAAGAGTAAGTCACGTACGGCGAACAAGCAGGAAATGCTGGTGTTCATTACCCCCAAGATGATTGCTGACCGCGCGGCCGCGCGTTGA
- a CDS encoding deoxyguanosinetriphosphate triphosphohydrolase, whose translation MEKSPWDAPVPLAVYASHAAGSRGRRHPEPAAPTRTEFQRDRDRIVHSTAFRRLVYKTQVFLNHEGDLFRTRLTHSLEVAQLGRSIARALRLNEDLVEAIALAHDLGHTPFGHAGQDALNDCMRAHGGFEHNLQSLRVVDALEERYPQYDGLNLTFETREGILKHCARANAEKLEAAEPGGVGLRFLDRTQPSLEAQLCNLADEIAYNAHDIDDGVRSGLITLEQLEAVPLFDAYRRETLSEYPGLRGRRVLYEAIRRMLSAQVYDVVDATRAALEAARPGSADEARQTGPLLQFGDEMRLRSASLKRFLLQNLYRHPQVMQTTGQAKLVVRELFEAYLAEPQQMQAGFAERTRHANADAAARAVADYIAGMTDRFAAREHERLTGRWLLA comes from the coding sequence ATGGAAAAATCCCCGTGGGATGCGCCGGTTCCGCTGGCCGTCTATGCGAGCCATGCCGCGGGCTCGCGCGGGCGGCGCCATCCCGAGCCCGCGGCGCCCACGCGCACCGAGTTCCAGCGCGACCGCGACCGCATCGTGCACTCCACGGCCTTCCGGCGCCTGGTCTACAAGACGCAGGTGTTCCTCAACCATGAGGGCGACCTGTTCCGCACGCGGCTCACGCATTCGCTGGAGGTGGCGCAGCTGGGCCGTTCGATCGCGCGCGCCCTGCGGCTCAACGAAGACCTGGTGGAGGCGATCGCGCTGGCGCACGACCTCGGCCACACGCCGTTCGGCCACGCCGGGCAGGATGCGCTCAACGACTGCATGCGCGCGCATGGCGGCTTCGAGCACAACCTGCAAAGCCTGCGGGTGGTCGATGCGCTCGAGGAGCGCTACCCGCAGTACGACGGCCTGAACCTCACTTTCGAGACGCGCGAGGGCATCCTCAAGCACTGCGCGCGCGCCAATGCCGAGAAACTTGAAGCGGCCGAGCCCGGCGGCGTGGGGCTGCGCTTTCTCGACCGCACCCAGCCCAGCCTGGAAGCGCAGCTGTGCAACCTGGCCGACGAGATCGCCTACAACGCGCACGACATCGACGACGGCGTGCGCTCGGGCCTGATCACGCTGGAGCAGCTCGAAGCGGTGCCGCTGTTCGACGCCTACCGCCGCGAGACGCTTTCCGAGTACCCCGGGCTGCGCGGCCGCCGCGTGCTCTACGAGGCCATCCGCCGCATGCTCAGCGCGCAGGTGTACGACGTGGTCGACGCCACGCGCGCCGCACTCGAGGCGGCGCGCCCCGGCAGCGCCGATGAGGCACGCCAAACCGGCCCGCTGCTGCAGTTTGGAGATGAAATGCGGCTGAGGTCCGCGTCCCTCAAACGTTTCTTGCTACAAAATTTATACCGCCATCCTCAGGTCATGCAGACCACGGGGCAGGCCAAGCTGGTGGTGCGCGAGCTGTTCGAGGCCTACCTGGCCGAGCCGCAGCAGATGCAGGCCGGCTTTGCCGAGCGCACCCGGCATGCCAATGCGGATGCTGCGGCCCGCGCGGTGGCCGACTACATCGCCGGCATGACTGATCGCTTCGCGG